The genomic window CGGCCTACGAGCGCAAGCCAATTTACTTGCTCAAGATCCCGCTGCATTACGGCCTCTGGGCGGGCCTGACGTGGGTCCTCTACGCGACGCAACATCACCCCTTCGCGATGCCGATCGGCGTCGCCGTCTCGTTCACGATCGCGAACCTGATCCGCGGGCTCGGGGCGGCGGGGCACGACGCCGTGCACGGCAACCTCTCGCGCTCGAAGACGGTCTCGTACCTGCTCGCGCTCCTGTGCTGGTCGCCCTCGGGCTTCCCGGTGACGCTCTACGCGAACTACCACCTGCACCATCACAAGATCACGAACACGTACCCCGACGTCGACAACGTCGTGGTCACCGATTACACGAAAAACCCCACGCTGGCGAAGCTCTTCCTCTTCTGCGTCTACACGTTCGCCTACCCGATGTATTTCCTCGGGCAGATGATGAAGTTCTACATGAAGCGCCTGACGCTGGCGCAGCAGGTGAGGACGCACCTGGAGACGCTCGGCTACTTCTCGCTCGTGGGCCTGGCCGCCTGGAAGATGCCGTTCCAGGTCTGGGTCTTCTGCTTCCTGCTCCCCTTCGTCTTCGGGGCGAT from Polyangium spumosum includes these protein-coding regions:
- a CDS encoding fatty acid desaturase family protein, with protein sequence MDAVPREILRAAYERKPIYLLKIPLHYGLWAGLTWVLYATQHHPFAMPIGVAVSFTIANLIRGLGAAGHDAVHGNLSRSKTVSYLLALLCWSPSGFPVTLYANYHLHHHKITNTYPDVDNVVVTDYTKNPTLAKLFLFCVYTFAYPMYFLGQMMKFYMKRLTLAQQVRTHLETLGYFSLVGLAAWKMPFQVWVFCFLLPFVFGAILASVTSMIEHFEMPATDDDAYSSRTYGTRSHFLNFLWNNVTYHNEHHKYPGIPFYNLKSFHHAAYPYYDDRVKSECYGSVLGPTFMLWGRIVKLDVEKLEAKYEGLDKQKEREKMLAVQGIQPGAA